The following is a genomic window from Chitinophaga caseinilytica.
GCTACGTACATCACGTTCATTTTATCGGCCGAGATGGAAGTAGCGGCTGCGCTCACTTTATAAGTTTCCTCGAAAGGAGAACTCTCAACTTGTCCATTAGGCTTGGTCAATTGAACCATACCCGCGATTTTGAACTCGCCGATGCTGTTCACCGGCAGTTCATACACACCTTTACCTCCCGATGCGGTAACAGAAGTACCATTAATCACGATGGTCGGATTTACGGTGCTACTGTATGCGCCCATCACTACGGTAGCCTTGAGGGTCTGGCCGGGAGTGAAGTTTTTCGAGTTGAGGGAAACAAAGGCTTCCATTTTATCGAATGTAAAGTCGTCTTCCGATACTTCCTTCATCAGTTTGTCGATGATCATGGCTTCGGAGTTCCTGATATCATTTTGGAACTTGCTGAGCAAGGTAACGGCGGCGATAGTCGGTACCATGTTGAAGTGGTAAGCCGTCCAGTCTTTCTTCACCGGGCCTTTCTGAGGGGGCAATGTGATGTGGAGCGGGAGGCTCGTATCGAATGCCGCCCTGTCTTTCGGATTGATCAGCGCCAACAATTGATTGCGATAATCGGTCAGTTGTTTTTCAAGCGCCGGGCCTTGCTTCTGATTTTCCATGATGCGTGTAGGCGCATCCAGGTTGTCTTTGCTTTTGATTTCCTTCTCGTCGTTATAGCCACCGGCGGCTACGATAATTTTTTCCTTGAGGGAGTCAAGGTAGGTATAGGTTTGAGCGGACAATTGGCGAACCTGGTCCGCCTTATCTTTCCTCGGCCTTACTTTCGCTTCATCGGACGCCAACAGTTTTTCGAACTGTTTATACGTTTTATCGTTTTTGTTGGCGATCGATTCATTGGAGTTGGCGATGGAATTGTTTACGATATCGAATGCGTTCAGGATCTCGGCGGATACGTTCAACGCTAACATTGCAGTAAGTACCAGGTACATGAAGTTGATCATCTTCTGCCTGGGATCTTTTGGTAATGCCATAGTAGTCTACAAGTTTTAGAATTGAATGTCTCTTGTTAATTCACTATTGCGTTACCTTATCTGCCTTGCATGGCTGTGAGCATGTTGCCGTAAACGGTGTTCAGGTTGCTGAGGTTGCGGGCCAGCAGCGTGATTTGTTCCTGCGTTTTCTTGGCATCGTCTACGCTGCCGCTCATGGCTTTGGAAGCTGTGAGGAGGTTGCTGTAGAAGCTGTTCATCGCTTTCAGGTGGTTATTGGTATCCTGCAGTTCCAGTTCGTAGATGGCGTTCAGGGAGGCCAGGTTTTTGGTCATGGACTGAACCTGCTCGTGGAAGTTGCGGGTAGACTCGGAAGCGTTGTTGAAGGTAGATACGGCTGCTGCTGCATTGGTGTAAGCCTGTGTCACGGAACCGATAGCGTTGGCAGCTTCGCGGGTTTTGGCGGTGTAATCGCCGGTGGCGGCTACTACATCGGAAATGTCGCGCATTTTGTCGACAGTGGTACCCAGTTTGGAGAAGTTGTCGCTCAGGCGGCTGAGGTTAGCGGGCGTGATGTCGGCTTCTTCCAGCATCTTGTCCATTTTGGCAAGGGTGGGGCTGCCGGCAACTACCACGCCACCAGCTGCGGGTGCAGGGCTGCTATCGGGAACGAATGCATAAACAAAGAAGATAAGGGCTTCTACGCTCAGACCCAGGATCAGTGCAATGTCTGCTCCAGGCCAGTGCTGCAGTTTGAAAAGTGCCCCGATGATCACCACCGATGCGGCGATACATACAAAGAAATTAAGCCATTTCGCTGTGTTAGGATTCATAGCCATAGGTTAAAATTTAATTTTATGGGTGATTAAAAGGTAAAAAGCTCGATGCATGCTTGCTGTGCTCATAATGATAGATTTTAAACGTGAGGTTTTATCACCAGGATTTCAGCTATTTATTCCTATTTCCTTTTGTTGAAATCGTTTTTGGACCGGCTCAGGAACGCGATGGTGCAACGGAAGCCGATGTAAGACTTCGCACTGTCCTGGTACTCGTAGGCACGCGTCCCGTTTTGCAGGAAGTGCCCGATATCCTTCCAGCTGCCTCCGCGGATGGTTTTCCGCTTCATCTTCGGCGGCGCGTTGTCGGCAACGTCCATCCGCAGATAAGGGTTCATATCGGAGGTGAAGGAATAGGCGTTCTGATAATAAATGTCCTGCGTCCACTCGGCTACGTTGCCGGCCATGTTGTACAGACCGTAATCGTTGGGCCAGTAAGCGTCGGCGCGCACGGTATAGAAACCACCGTCTTCCGGATAGTTACCGCGGCCGGGCTTGAAGTTGGCGAGCAGACAGCCTTTCTTGTTGCGGATATAATAACCGCCCCAGGGGTATGGCGCCTGTTCACGACCGCCGCGCGCGGCATATTCCCACTGCGCTTCAGACGGCAACTGGAATTTGTCTTCCGTGAAAAGCTTCTTGGAAGAACGGTAGTCGTCCCAGAACTTGGAGCGCCATTCGCAGAAGGTATTGGCCTGGTGCCAGTTTACGCCCACAACCGGATAGTTGTCGAACGCAGGGTGCCAGAAATACATACGCGTCATGGGCTCGTTATAAGCGTACGAGAAGTCGCGGATCCAGCAAAGGGTGTCCGGGTAAATGGGCACGTCTTTCCGGTCGATGAACTGGGAACGCGGTTTGTCCTTGTTCTCACGCAGCTTCGCCTTGTCCCAGTTGAAACGCTCCTCGTGGTATTTCAATTTACGAACGTCGATCTCCACGCGGCCGTACAACCGGTCTTCCGGAGAATACATCATCGCGTCGAGCTTTTCGTAAGTCGATTTGTCTTTCCAGTTGATCTTCTGTTTCCAATCAACATAGTCTACCCCGTTATCATTCTTCACATGCCCCATGAGCACGTGCGCCATGGAATCGATCACCCAGTTCACGAACTGACGGTACTCGTTGTTCGTGATTTCGGTGGCATCCATGTAAAAACCGGAGATCGAGATCGACTTATTCCTTGCCGTGAAGGAATAATTCACATCCTCGTCGTTCGGCCCCATGTGAAAAGTCCCGGAAGGAACATAAACCATTCCATAAGGTACGGGGGAGTGTACTTCGGCCTGGGACTAACGCCTATCAACTGACCCTGTGCGTTCTTGGCGGATTTGCCCCCGCCACCGCAACTGGCCAGCAATACCGCCAGCAGCACGACCAACAGCCCACTACAATAATTAAGCTTCATAAGGGTGACTTTCATTAGAATACGTTTTTTCTTTAACCTGCCAGATGCTTCTGCCAAACGACAAGACAACACTACAGTCACGCTTTTCACCTGGTTGTATCACAGAAAGATAGCAAATGTATTATTTTTTTTAATCCGTAGTATGTTTTCTTCCAACTTTTTCAACCGCACATTTCCCGGCTACGCAATATAGTAAAACGAAGGTTTTAACATTTTATTATGTCGCAACACCGATCGCCGGCAATTTAGCAGCACGCTCCGGGGATAACGCCTTTCCGTAAAGGCCTGTCCGTCAAGTCCAAATACGCATTTACAATAAATATAATATTTATTTGGAAATAATCAACGCAGGATTTTCCTCCGAAATGCTAATTTATCAAAGGGAATGCAATTTACAACAATTCTCATATTAAATTATTGATTTCCGATATATATTCTACCGGCCGCTCGCAGCGGTATTCCCGGCAAACATACACCAGCGTCTTCCCTTCCACCCTCCTGTTTTGCAGCAACGGCATGTCTTCCACATCGTTATCCGCTCCCAGCATCACCTTGAAAGGCAGGTACATCGCGTTCAGCTCCTTCATCCGCTCCAGGTAGTCCGGCCCGGCCACCGCCAGCTCCGGTTCCCCCTGCACCAGGCGCATCACCATCGCCGCCCACACCCCGAACGAAGTGGGGTACCGCATCACCGTTTGCCCCAGGCTTGCCGTCATCGCCAGCGCCCTTTCGGCCCAGCCCTTCTCGTCATAAACAATGGAAAGATGCCAAAGGTTATGCGCCATCAGCGCATTGCCGCTCGGCACCGCCCCGTCGTACACCTCCTTCTTACGTACGATCACATCTTCCTGCCCGGATTCGGTGTAATAGAAATAACGTCCGGTTTCGTCTCCGAATTGTGCCGTCACGTAGTTTGTGATCGCTTTTGCTTCGCGGAGCCAGGCCAGGTTGCCCGTTACTTCCTGCAGCGCGATCAGCGCGCGGATGAGCGCGGCGTAATCGTCGAGGAACGCGGGATAGCGGGCCTCACCGTTCTTATACGTATGCCAGAACGCCGGCGTTTCCCCGGGCCTGCGCATTTTTTCCATCACCAGGTTCATCGCGCGTTCGGCCATCGCCGCGTATTTCTCCACGCCCAGCGCGCCGGCAGCCTTGCACAGCGCGTGGATCATGAGGGCGTTCCAGCCCAGGAGGATCTTATCGTCCAGCCCCGGCCGCACGCGCTTGGCGCGGGCTTCCAGGAGCCTGGGCTTGCTCCGCCGGATGAGCGCGTCCAGCTCCGCAACGCTCATTTGCTGCTCCGCCGCCACCGTGGCGATGGGGCGCGGCACCCAGAGGATGTTCACGTCTTCCCAGTTGCCATGCCGGCTCACGTCGAAATACGCGCAGAAAGCGGGCCCATCGGCCCCGAGGAGCGCCATCACCTCTTCTTCGCCCCACACATAAAATTTCCCTTCCACGCCTTCGGAATCCGCGTCCAGCGCGGAATAGAAGCCGCCTTCGGGCGATGTGAGCTCCCGTTCCAGGAAGCCCAGCGTTTCCTGCACGGCCACCGCATACCGGGCTTCGCCGGTGAGTTGCCAGGCTTCGCAGAGCACGTCGGTCAGCAGCGCGTTGTCGTACAGCATCTTCTCGAAATGCGGCGCGAGCCACTTTTCGTCTGTCGAATATCTCGCGAAACCTCCGCCCAGCTGGTCGTTGATCCCGCCGTCGATCATCTTGTCGAGCGAAAGGAGCGCCTGTTGCAGGGCGGCTTCGTCTTTATTCATCCGGTAATAGCGCAGCAGGTAGCTGATGGAAAAGGTGCCGGGGAATTTCGGCGCGCGACCGAACCCGCCCCATTCCTTATCCGCCTGCCCGAGAATGGCCAGTGCCATGGCGTTGCACTGGGCGGCGGTGAACTGTTCTTCCCGCGGCAGCAGGTCATTGACCGCGTCCATCCCGAACTGGTTACTGTTTTCCAGGTGCTGGGTGAGGTTGGCAGCCTGCTGCTCGATGTCGGCGCGCTTGGTATGGAAAGCGTCCGAAACGGCGGTCAGCACTTCCGTCCAGGAAGGCCGGTTGTAGACGGCCTGCGGCGGAAAGTAGGTGCCGCCGTAAAACGGGCGCCTGTCGGGCAGGAGGAACACGTTCAGCGGCCATCCGCCCTGGCCGCTCATGGCCTGGAGGGCGTCCATGTAAATATGGTCGATATCGGGGCGCTCTTCGCGGTCGATCTTGATGTTGACGAAGTGCTCGTTCATGATGGCGGCGGTGGCTTCGTTTTCGAAGCTTTCGCGTTCCATGACGTGGCACCAGTGGCAGGCGGCGTAGCCGATGCTGACGAGCACGGGCTTGTTTTCCGCCCTGGCTTTCTCGAAGGCTTCTTCGCCCCAGGGGTACCAGTCTACCGGGTTGTGCGCGTGTTGCAGGAGGTATGGACTGGTTTCTTTCGCTAATCTGTTTGCCATCTTGCCTTGTTTTTTTGCGAAAATAAAAAAGGGGAACATCATTCGATGCTCCCCCGATAATTTTCGTAAAGGTCGATATTATTTTTGAAGTCCCTGCAGGAATTGTTCCAGCGCGGCCACCATGGAGGGGGCTTGCGGTGCGGGGGCTTTGATGTCGAGTTTCAGGCCGGCTTCTTCCACGGCGGCGGAGGTGGTGGGACCGAATGCGCCGATGCGGGTGCCGTTCTGTTTGAATTTCGGAACGTTTTCGAAGAGGGATTTCACGCCGTAGGGGCTGAAAAACACGATGAGGTCGTATTC
Proteins encoded in this region:
- the gldM gene encoding gliding motility protein GldM, translating into MALPKDPRQKMINFMYLVLTAMLALNVSAEILNAFDIVNNSIANSNESIANKNDKTYKQFEKLLASDEAKVRPRKDKADQVRQLSAQTYTYLDSLKEKIIVAAGGYNDEKEIKSKDNLDAPTRIMENQKQGPALEKQLTDYRNQLLALINPKDRAAFDTSLPLHITLPPQKGPVKKDWTAYHFNMVPTIAAVTLLSKFQNDIRNSEAMIIDKLMKEVSEDDFTFDKMEAFVSLNSKNFTPGQTLKATVVMGAYSSTVNPTIVINGTSVTASGGKGVYELPVNSIGEFKIAGMVQLTKPNGQVESSPFEETYKVSAAATSISADKMNVMYVALQNPISITAAGVPSDKVNATISGCGGQITKKGPGEFVVTVSSTGKAVVTVSAEVDGQVKTLASKEFRVKNVPDPSIKVGLTKGPTMKAAEFKVQQGLRADLEDFVFDGVRYAVVGYRMGIESRNRPYAEGDATSEMWPANPELQGAIRGIKPGDQVYFDNIKVKGPDGRVRSMPNVNFKIN
- the gldL gene encoding gliding motility protein GldL, which produces MNPNTAKWLNFFVCIAASVVIIGALFKLQHWPGADIALILGLSVEALIFFVYAFVPDSSPAPAAGGVVVAGSPTLAKMDKMLEEADITPANLSRLSDNFSKLGTTVDKMRDISDVVAATGDYTAKTREAANAIGSVTQAYTNAAAAVSTFNNASESTRNFHEQVQSMTKNLASLNAIYELELQDTNNHLKAMNSFYSNLLTASKAMSGSVDDAKKTQEQITLLARNLSNLNTVYGNMLTAMQGR
- a CDS encoding SUMF1/EgtB/PvdO family nonheme iron enzyme yields the protein MVYVPSGTFHMGPNDEDVNYSFTARNKSISISGFYMDATEITNNEYRQFVNWVIDSMAHVLMGHVKNDNGVDYVDWKQKINWKDKSTYEKLDAMMYSPEDRLYGRVEIDVRKLKYHEERFNWDKAKLRENKDKPRSQFIDRKDVPIYPDTLCWIRDFSYAYNEPMTRMYFWHPAFDNYPVVGVNWHQANTFCEWRSKFWDDYRSSKKLFTEDKFQLPSEAQWEYAARGGREQAPYPWGGYYIRNKKGCLLANFKPGRGNYPEDGGFYTVRADAYWPNDYGLYNMAGNVAEWTQDIYYQNAYSFTSDMNPYLRMDVADNAPPKMKRKTIRGGSWKDIGHFLQNGTRAYEYQDSAKSYIGFRCTIAFLSRSKNDFNKRK
- a CDS encoding thioredoxin domain-containing protein, producing the protein MANRLAKETSPYLLQHAHNPVDWYPWGEEAFEKARAENKPVLVSIGYAACHWCHVMERESFENEATAAIMNEHFVNIKIDREERPDIDHIYMDALQAMSGQGGWPLNVFLLPDRRPFYGGTYFPPQAVYNRPSWTEVLTAVSDAFHTKRADIEQQAANLTQHLENSNQFGMDAVNDLLPREEQFTAAQCNAMALAILGQADKEWGGFGRAPKFPGTFSISYLLRYYRMNKDEAALQQALLSLDKMIDGGINDQLGGGFARYSTDEKWLAPHFEKMLYDNALLTDVLCEAWQLTGEARYAVAVQETLGFLERELTSPEGGFYSALDADSEGVEGKFYVWGEEEVMALLGADGPAFCAYFDVSRHGNWEDVNILWVPRPIATVAAEQQMSVAELDALIRRSKPRLLEARAKRVRPGLDDKILLGWNALMIHALCKAAGALGVEKYAAMAERAMNLVMEKMRRPGETPAFWHTYKNGEARYPAFLDDYAALIRALIALQEVTGNLAWLREAKAITNYVTAQFGDETGRYFYYTESGQEDVIVRKKEVYDGAVPSGNALMAHNLWHLSIVYDEKGWAERALAMTASLGQTVMRYPTSFGVWAAMVMRLVQGEPELAVAGPDYLERMKELNAMYLPFKVMLGADNDVEDMPLLQNRRVEGKTLVYVCREYRCERPVEYISEINNLI